From Vibrio crassostreae, one genomic window encodes:
- the atpF gene encoding F0F1 ATP synthase subunit B, with the protein MNMNATLLGQAIAFSLFVWFCMKYVWPPIMQAIEERQKKIADGLVAAERAAKDLNLAQANASEQMKEAKRTATEVIDQANKRKAQIIDEAREEAQAERQKILAQAEAEIEAERTRARDDLRKQVATLAIAGAEKILERTIDKDVHDDLLNNITAKL; encoded by the coding sequence GTGAATATGAACGCAACTCTGTTAGGTCAAGCAATTGCTTTTTCATTGTTTGTTTGGTTCTGCATGAAATATGTATGGCCACCAATCATGCAAGCAATTGAAGAACGTCAGAAAAAAATTGCTGACGGTCTAGTAGCCGCTGAACGCGCTGCTAAAGACTTGAACCTGGCACAAGCCAACGCTTCTGAGCAAATGAAAGAAGCAAAGCGCACTGCAACTGAGGTTATTGATCAGGCAAACAAACGTAAAGCTCAAATTATTGATGAAGCACGCGAAGAAGCTCAGGCAGAACGCCAGAAAATCTTAGCGCAAGCTGAAGCAGAAATTGAAGCAGAGCGTACACGTGCCCGTGATGACCTGCGCAAACAAGTCGCAACTCTGGCTATAGCTGGTGCTGAGAAAATCCTTGAACGTACAATCGATAAAGATGTACACGATGATCTTCTTAACAACATTACTGCAAAACTTTAA